A single region of the Apodemus sylvaticus chromosome 7, mApoSyl1.1, whole genome shotgun sequence genome encodes:
- the Rnf214 gene encoding RING finger protein 214 isoform X2 — MAASEVAGLGAGAPSPSESSALCASKSEDSLPEGLSPKDSAQKQKNSSPPSVSSPMITKESNRNAHLEHPEQNPGSSEGDTSAAHEEVVGENLVATALCLSGNGSQSDLKDLTNPAGEEGDMSLRESLHPVTQSLKAGCHSKQLASRNCSEEKCPAASILKEGSRDTGLDFRPVVPPANGVEGVRVDQDDDQDSSSLKLSQNIAVQTDFKTADSEVNTDQDIEKNLDKMMTERTLLKERYQEVLDKQRQVESQLQVQLKQLQQRREEEMKNHQEILKAIQDVTIKREETKKKIEKEKKEFLQKEQDLKAEIEKLCEKGRREVWEMELDRLKNQDGEINRNIMEETERAWKAEILSLESRKELLVLKLEEAEKEAELHLTYLKSTPPTLETVRSKQEWETRLNGVRIMKKNVRDQFNSHIQLVRNGAKLSSLPQIPTPTLPPPPSEADFMLQVFQPSPSLTSRMPFSIGQVTMPMVMPSADPRSLSFPILNPALSQSNQPSPPLPGSHGRNSPGLGSLISPHGPHMPSAASIPPPPGLGGIKASTEIPRPQPVDKLEKILEKLLSRFPQCNKAQMTNILQQIKTARTTMAGLTMEELIQLVAARLAEHDRVASGTQAPLTCKLCLMCQKLVQPSELHPMACTHALHKECIKFWAQTNTNDTCPFCPTLK, encoded by the exons ATGGCAGCCTCTGAGGTAGCTGGCCTTGGGGCCGGTGCCCCGAGTCCTTCGGAATCTTCTGCTTTGTGTGCTTCCAAGTCAGAGGACTCTCTCCCAGAAGGCCTAAG ccCCAAAGACTCTGCCCAGAAACAGAAGAACTCGTCTCCGCCGAGTGTAAGTAGCCCAATGATAACCAAGGAGAGTAACAGAAATGCCCATTTGGAACATCCAGAACAGAATCCTGGTTCATCAGAGGGTGATACTTCAGCAGCGCACGAGGAAGTTGTAGGAGAAAACTTGGTAGCCACAGCCCTTTGTCTTTCTGGCAATGGGTCTCAGTCTGATTTGAAGGACTTGACCAACCCAGCAGGAGAGGAGGGGGACATGAGCCTCCGGGAGAGCCTCCATCCAGTCACTCAGTCTCTTAAGGCAGGGTGCCACTCAAAACAACTTGCCTCCAGGAATTGCTCTGAAGAGAAATGCCCAGCAGCCTCCATCCTAAAGGAAGGTAGCAGGGATACAGGCTTGGACTTCCGACCTGTAGTACCGCCTGCAAATGGGGTTGAAGGAGTGAGAGTGGATCAGGATGATGATCAGGATAGCTCTTCCTTGAAGCTTTCTCAGAACATTGCTGTGCAG ACTGACTTTAAAACAGCTGATTCAGAAGTAAACACAGACCAAGATATCGAAAAGAATCTG gacaaaatgatgaCAGAGAGAACTCTGTTGAAGGAACGTTACCAAGAAGTCCTGgacaagcagaggcaggtggagagtCAACTTCAAGTGCAATTAAAGCAGCTTCagcaaagaagagaagaagaaatgaagaaccaCCAG GAGATACTAAAGGCCATTCAGGATGTGACCATAAAGCGAGAAGAAACCAAGAAgaagatagagaaagaaaagaaggagttCTTGCAGAAGGAGCAGGACTTGAAAGCTGAAATCGAGAAGCTCTGTGAGAAGGGCAGAAG AGAAGTGTGGGAAATGGAACTGGATAGACTCAAGAACCAGGATGGTGAAATCAACCGGAATATTATGGAAGAGACAGAGCGGGCCTGGAAAGCAGAG ATCCTGTCACTAGAGAGCCGGAAGGAGTTGCTGGTGTTaaaactggaagaagcagaaaaagaagcAGAACTTCATCTGACTTACCTCAA GTCAACTCCTCCAACACTAGAGACAGTTCGTTCCAAACAAGAGTGGGAGACAAGACTGAACGGAGTTCGGATAATGAAAAAGAATGTTCGG gacCAGTTTAATAGTCATATCCAGCTAGTGAGGAATGGAGCCAAGCTGAGCAGCCTTCCTCAGATCCCCACCCCAACTCTGCCTCCACCACCCTCAGAG GCTGATTTCATGCTTCAAGTATTTCAGCCCAGTCCCTCTCTGACCTCTCGGATGCCCTTCTCCATTGGGCAGGTCACAATGCCGATGGTTATGCCCAGTGCGGATCCTCGCTCTTTGTCTTTTCCAATCTTGAACCCTGCCCTTTCCCAGTCCAACCAACCTTCCCCACCTCTTCCTGGCTCACATGGGAGAAATAGCCCTGGCTTGGGTTCCCTGATCAGTCCTCATGGTCCGCACATGCCTTCTGCTGCCTCCATCCCGCCTCCCCCAGGCTTGGGCGGTATTAAGGCTTCTACCGAAATTCCCCGGCCTCAACCAGTAGACAAACTGGAGAAGATCCTGGAGAAACTGCTGTCCCGGTTCCCACAGTGCAATAA GGCCCAGATGACCAACATTCTTCAGCAAATCAAGACAGCACGTACCACCATGGCGGGCCTGACCATGGAGGAACTAATCCAACTGGTAGCTGCACGACTGGCAGAGCATGATCGGGTGGCATCAGGCACTCAG GCTCCACTCACTTGtaagctgtgtctcatgtgtcaGAAACTTGTCCAGCCCAGTGAGCTGCACCCGATGGCCTGCACCCACGCGCTGCACAAGGAG TGTATCAAATTCTGGGCCCAGACCAACACAAATGACACTTGTCCCTTTTGTCCAACTCTTAAATGA
- the Rnf214 gene encoding RING finger protein 214 isoform X3, which produces MAASEVAGLGAGAPSPSESSALCASKSEDSLPEGLSPKDSAQKQKNSSPPSTDFKTADSEVNTDQDIEKNLDKMMTERTLLKERYQEVLDKQRQVESQLQVQLKQLQQRREEEMKNHQEILKAIQDVTIKREETKKKIEKEKKEFLQKEQDLKAEIEKLCEKGRREVWEMELDRLKNQDGEINRNIMEETERAWKAEILSLESRKELLVLKLEEAEKEAELHLTYLKSTPPTLETVRSKQEWETRLNGVRIMKKNVRDQFNSHIQLVRNGAKLSSLPQIPTPTLPPPPSEADFMLQVFQPSPSLTSRMPFSIGQVTMPMVMPSADPRSLSFPILNPALSQSNQPSPPLPGSHGRNSPGLGSLISPHGPHMPSAASIPPPPGLGGIKASTEIPRPQPVDKLEKILEKLLSRFPQCNKAQMTNILQQIKTARTTMAGLTMEELIQLVAARLAEHDRVASGTQPLGRIRALHPAPLAQISPPMFLPSAQVSYPGRSSHAPLTCKLCLMCQKLVQPSELHPMACTHALHKECIKFWAQTNTNDTCPFCPTLK; this is translated from the exons ATGGCAGCCTCTGAGGTAGCTGGCCTTGGGGCCGGTGCCCCGAGTCCTTCGGAATCTTCTGCTTTGTGTGCTTCCAAGTCAGAGGACTCTCTCCCAGAAGGCCTAAG ccCCAAAGACTCTGCCCAGAAACAGAAGAACTCGTCTCCGCCGAGT ACTGACTTTAAAACAGCTGATTCAGAAGTAAACACAGACCAAGATATCGAAAAGAATCTG gacaaaatgatgaCAGAGAGAACTCTGTTGAAGGAACGTTACCAAGAAGTCCTGgacaagcagaggcaggtggagagtCAACTTCAAGTGCAATTAAAGCAGCTTCagcaaagaagagaagaagaaatgaagaaccaCCAG GAGATACTAAAGGCCATTCAGGATGTGACCATAAAGCGAGAAGAAACCAAGAAgaagatagagaaagaaaagaaggagttCTTGCAGAAGGAGCAGGACTTGAAAGCTGAAATCGAGAAGCTCTGTGAGAAGGGCAGAAG AGAAGTGTGGGAAATGGAACTGGATAGACTCAAGAACCAGGATGGTGAAATCAACCGGAATATTATGGAAGAGACAGAGCGGGCCTGGAAAGCAGAG ATCCTGTCACTAGAGAGCCGGAAGGAGTTGCTGGTGTTaaaactggaagaagcagaaaaagaagcAGAACTTCATCTGACTTACCTCAA GTCAACTCCTCCAACACTAGAGACAGTTCGTTCCAAACAAGAGTGGGAGACAAGACTGAACGGAGTTCGGATAATGAAAAAGAATGTTCGG gacCAGTTTAATAGTCATATCCAGCTAGTGAGGAATGGAGCCAAGCTGAGCAGCCTTCCTCAGATCCCCACCCCAACTCTGCCTCCACCACCCTCAGAG GCTGATTTCATGCTTCAAGTATTTCAGCCCAGTCCCTCTCTGACCTCTCGGATGCCCTTCTCCATTGGGCAGGTCACAATGCCGATGGTTATGCCCAGTGCGGATCCTCGCTCTTTGTCTTTTCCAATCTTGAACCCTGCCCTTTCCCAGTCCAACCAACCTTCCCCACCTCTTCCTGGCTCACATGGGAGAAATAGCCCTGGCTTGGGTTCCCTGATCAGTCCTCATGGTCCGCACATGCCTTCTGCTGCCTCCATCCCGCCTCCCCCAGGCTTGGGCGGTATTAAGGCTTCTACCGAAATTCCCCGGCCTCAACCAGTAGACAAACTGGAGAAGATCCTGGAGAAACTGCTGTCCCGGTTCCCACAGTGCAATAA GGCCCAGATGACCAACATTCTTCAGCAAATCAAGACAGCACGTACCACCATGGCGGGCCTGACCATGGAGGAACTAATCCAACTGGTAGCTGCACGACTGGCAGAGCATGATCGGGTGGCATCAGGCACTCAG CCACTTGGTCGGATCCGGGCTTTGCACCCTGCTCCTCTGGCCCAAATCAGTCCCCCAATGTTCTTGCCTTCTGCCCAAGTTTCATACCCTGGAAGGTCTTCACAT GCTCCACTCACTTGtaagctgtgtctcatgtgtcaGAAACTTGTCCAGCCCAGTGAGCTGCACCCGATGGCCTGCACCCACGCGCTGCACAAGGAG TGTATCAAATTCTGGGCCCAGACCAACACAAATGACACTTGTCCCTTTTGTCCAACTCTTAAATGA
- the Rnf214 gene encoding RING finger protein 214 isoform X4: MAASEVAGLGAGAPSPSESSALCASKSEDSLPEGLSPKDSAQKQKNSSPPSTDFKTADSEVNTDQDIEKNLDKMMTERTLLKERYQEVLDKQRQVESQLQVQLKQLQQRREEEMKNHQEILKAIQDVTIKREETKKKIEKEKKEFLQKEQDLKAEIEKLCEKGRREVWEMELDRLKNQDGEINRNIMEETERAWKAEILSLESRKELLVLKLEEAEKEAELHLTYLKSTPPTLETVRSKQEWETRLNGVRIMKKNVRDQFNSHIQLVRNGAKLSSLPQIPTPTLPPPPSEADFMLQVFQPSPSLTSRMPFSIGQVTMPMVMPSADPRSLSFPILNPALSQSNQPSPPLPGSHGRNSPGLGSLISPHGPHMPSAASIPPPPGLGGIKASTEIPRPQPVDKLEKILEKLLSRFPQCNKAQMTNILQQIKTARTTMAGLTMEELIQLVAARLAEHDRVASGTQAPLTCKLCLMCQKLVQPSELHPMACTHALHKECIKFWAQTNTNDTCPFCPTLK; this comes from the exons ATGGCAGCCTCTGAGGTAGCTGGCCTTGGGGCCGGTGCCCCGAGTCCTTCGGAATCTTCTGCTTTGTGTGCTTCCAAGTCAGAGGACTCTCTCCCAGAAGGCCTAAG ccCCAAAGACTCTGCCCAGAAACAGAAGAACTCGTCTCCGCCGAGT ACTGACTTTAAAACAGCTGATTCAGAAGTAAACACAGACCAAGATATCGAAAAGAATCTG gacaaaatgatgaCAGAGAGAACTCTGTTGAAGGAACGTTACCAAGAAGTCCTGgacaagcagaggcaggtggagagtCAACTTCAAGTGCAATTAAAGCAGCTTCagcaaagaagagaagaagaaatgaagaaccaCCAG GAGATACTAAAGGCCATTCAGGATGTGACCATAAAGCGAGAAGAAACCAAGAAgaagatagagaaagaaaagaaggagttCTTGCAGAAGGAGCAGGACTTGAAAGCTGAAATCGAGAAGCTCTGTGAGAAGGGCAGAAG AGAAGTGTGGGAAATGGAACTGGATAGACTCAAGAACCAGGATGGTGAAATCAACCGGAATATTATGGAAGAGACAGAGCGGGCCTGGAAAGCAGAG ATCCTGTCACTAGAGAGCCGGAAGGAGTTGCTGGTGTTaaaactggaagaagcagaaaaagaagcAGAACTTCATCTGACTTACCTCAA GTCAACTCCTCCAACACTAGAGACAGTTCGTTCCAAACAAGAGTGGGAGACAAGACTGAACGGAGTTCGGATAATGAAAAAGAATGTTCGG gacCAGTTTAATAGTCATATCCAGCTAGTGAGGAATGGAGCCAAGCTGAGCAGCCTTCCTCAGATCCCCACCCCAACTCTGCCTCCACCACCCTCAGAG GCTGATTTCATGCTTCAAGTATTTCAGCCCAGTCCCTCTCTGACCTCTCGGATGCCCTTCTCCATTGGGCAGGTCACAATGCCGATGGTTATGCCCAGTGCGGATCCTCGCTCTTTGTCTTTTCCAATCTTGAACCCTGCCCTTTCCCAGTCCAACCAACCTTCCCCACCTCTTCCTGGCTCACATGGGAGAAATAGCCCTGGCTTGGGTTCCCTGATCAGTCCTCATGGTCCGCACATGCCTTCTGCTGCCTCCATCCCGCCTCCCCCAGGCTTGGGCGGTATTAAGGCTTCTACCGAAATTCCCCGGCCTCAACCAGTAGACAAACTGGAGAAGATCCTGGAGAAACTGCTGTCCCGGTTCCCACAGTGCAATAA GGCCCAGATGACCAACATTCTTCAGCAAATCAAGACAGCACGTACCACCATGGCGGGCCTGACCATGGAGGAACTAATCCAACTGGTAGCTGCACGACTGGCAGAGCATGATCGGGTGGCATCAGGCACTCAG GCTCCACTCACTTGtaagctgtgtctcatgtgtcaGAAACTTGTCCAGCCCAGTGAGCTGCACCCGATGGCCTGCACCCACGCGCTGCACAAGGAG TGTATCAAATTCTGGGCCCAGACCAACACAAATGACACTTGTCCCTTTTGTCCAACTCTTAAATGA
- the Rnf214 gene encoding RING finger protein 214 isoform X1 produces MAASEVAGLGAGAPSPSESSALCASKSEDSLPEGLSPKDSAQKQKNSSPPSVSSPMITKESNRNAHLEHPEQNPGSSEGDTSAAHEEVVGENLVATALCLSGNGSQSDLKDLTNPAGEEGDMSLRESLHPVTQSLKAGCHSKQLASRNCSEEKCPAASILKEGSRDTGLDFRPVVPPANGVEGVRVDQDDDQDSSSLKLSQNIAVQTDFKTADSEVNTDQDIEKNLDKMMTERTLLKERYQEVLDKQRQVESQLQVQLKQLQQRREEEMKNHQEILKAIQDVTIKREETKKKIEKEKKEFLQKEQDLKAEIEKLCEKGRREVWEMELDRLKNQDGEINRNIMEETERAWKAEILSLESRKELLVLKLEEAEKEAELHLTYLKSTPPTLETVRSKQEWETRLNGVRIMKKNVRDQFNSHIQLVRNGAKLSSLPQIPTPTLPPPPSEADFMLQVFQPSPSLTSRMPFSIGQVTMPMVMPSADPRSLSFPILNPALSQSNQPSPPLPGSHGRNSPGLGSLISPHGPHMPSAASIPPPPGLGGIKASTEIPRPQPVDKLEKILEKLLSRFPQCNKAQMTNILQQIKTARTTMAGLTMEELIQLVAARLAEHDRVASGTQPLGRIRALHPAPLAQISPPMFLPSAQVSYPGRSSHAPLTCKLCLMCQKLVQPSELHPMACTHALHKECIKFWAQTNTNDTCPFCPTLK; encoded by the exons ATGGCAGCCTCTGAGGTAGCTGGCCTTGGGGCCGGTGCCCCGAGTCCTTCGGAATCTTCTGCTTTGTGTGCTTCCAAGTCAGAGGACTCTCTCCCAGAAGGCCTAAG ccCCAAAGACTCTGCCCAGAAACAGAAGAACTCGTCTCCGCCGAGTGTAAGTAGCCCAATGATAACCAAGGAGAGTAACAGAAATGCCCATTTGGAACATCCAGAACAGAATCCTGGTTCATCAGAGGGTGATACTTCAGCAGCGCACGAGGAAGTTGTAGGAGAAAACTTGGTAGCCACAGCCCTTTGTCTTTCTGGCAATGGGTCTCAGTCTGATTTGAAGGACTTGACCAACCCAGCAGGAGAGGAGGGGGACATGAGCCTCCGGGAGAGCCTCCATCCAGTCACTCAGTCTCTTAAGGCAGGGTGCCACTCAAAACAACTTGCCTCCAGGAATTGCTCTGAAGAGAAATGCCCAGCAGCCTCCATCCTAAAGGAAGGTAGCAGGGATACAGGCTTGGACTTCCGACCTGTAGTACCGCCTGCAAATGGGGTTGAAGGAGTGAGAGTGGATCAGGATGATGATCAGGATAGCTCTTCCTTGAAGCTTTCTCAGAACATTGCTGTGCAG ACTGACTTTAAAACAGCTGATTCAGAAGTAAACACAGACCAAGATATCGAAAAGAATCTG gacaaaatgatgaCAGAGAGAACTCTGTTGAAGGAACGTTACCAAGAAGTCCTGgacaagcagaggcaggtggagagtCAACTTCAAGTGCAATTAAAGCAGCTTCagcaaagaagagaagaagaaatgaagaaccaCCAG GAGATACTAAAGGCCATTCAGGATGTGACCATAAAGCGAGAAGAAACCAAGAAgaagatagagaaagaaaagaaggagttCTTGCAGAAGGAGCAGGACTTGAAAGCTGAAATCGAGAAGCTCTGTGAGAAGGGCAGAAG AGAAGTGTGGGAAATGGAACTGGATAGACTCAAGAACCAGGATGGTGAAATCAACCGGAATATTATGGAAGAGACAGAGCGGGCCTGGAAAGCAGAG ATCCTGTCACTAGAGAGCCGGAAGGAGTTGCTGGTGTTaaaactggaagaagcagaaaaagaagcAGAACTTCATCTGACTTACCTCAA GTCAACTCCTCCAACACTAGAGACAGTTCGTTCCAAACAAGAGTGGGAGACAAGACTGAACGGAGTTCGGATAATGAAAAAGAATGTTCGG gacCAGTTTAATAGTCATATCCAGCTAGTGAGGAATGGAGCCAAGCTGAGCAGCCTTCCTCAGATCCCCACCCCAACTCTGCCTCCACCACCCTCAGAG GCTGATTTCATGCTTCAAGTATTTCAGCCCAGTCCCTCTCTGACCTCTCGGATGCCCTTCTCCATTGGGCAGGTCACAATGCCGATGGTTATGCCCAGTGCGGATCCTCGCTCTTTGTCTTTTCCAATCTTGAACCCTGCCCTTTCCCAGTCCAACCAACCTTCCCCACCTCTTCCTGGCTCACATGGGAGAAATAGCCCTGGCTTGGGTTCCCTGATCAGTCCTCATGGTCCGCACATGCCTTCTGCTGCCTCCATCCCGCCTCCCCCAGGCTTGGGCGGTATTAAGGCTTCTACCGAAATTCCCCGGCCTCAACCAGTAGACAAACTGGAGAAGATCCTGGAGAAACTGCTGTCCCGGTTCCCACAGTGCAATAA GGCCCAGATGACCAACATTCTTCAGCAAATCAAGACAGCACGTACCACCATGGCGGGCCTGACCATGGAGGAACTAATCCAACTGGTAGCTGCACGACTGGCAGAGCATGATCGGGTGGCATCAGGCACTCAG CCACTTGGTCGGATCCGGGCTTTGCACCCTGCTCCTCTGGCCCAAATCAGTCCCCCAATGTTCTTGCCTTCTGCCCAAGTTTCATACCCTGGAAGGTCTTCACAT GCTCCACTCACTTGtaagctgtgtctcatgtgtcaGAAACTTGTCCAGCCCAGTGAGCTGCACCCGATGGCCTGCACCCACGCGCTGCACAAGGAG TGTATCAAATTCTGGGCCCAGACCAACACAAATGACACTTGTCCCTTTTGTCCAACTCTTAAATGA